The Deltaproteobacteria bacterium genome segment GCGGGCCGCTTGCGCGGCGCCGAGCCGGCCGCTGCGGAAGCCGCGCTCCCACTCGCGCCCGCACCATTGGAGGGCCGCGTCGGCGATCTCCGGGTTCGCGTTCGCGAGCCAGCCGGCGTAGGCCGCGAGGCGCCCGAAGTCGCCGTCCTTCACCCGCTCGGGGGCCCAGCGCGCCGAGAGCCAGGCGCCCGCGCGGCGCAGCGGCGCCGGCCGCGCGAAGGCGCTGCGGGCCAGCAGCCCGGCCGCGATGCCGGTCGTGACGAGCGCCGCCTGCTCGCCCGCGCCCCCGGCGGCGAAGGCGCCGTCGCTGCGCTGCGCGGCCTCGATGGCGCGCACCGCCGGGTCCGCCGCCGACCGGTCGAGGGCACCCGCCTCGGCGAGGAGCGCGAGGGCGCGCAGGGCGGCGGCGGGCGTGTCCGCGGCGGGCAGGACCGCAAGGAGCGCCTCGGGCGGCGCCTCGCCGAGGAGCTGCGCGAGGCGCGCCCGCTCGAGCGGATCGCCCTCGCGCGCCGCCGCCGCGAAGGCGCGGGCCCGCTCGAAGGCCGCCTCGAGACCGCCTGCCGTCACCTCCCGCCGCTTCGCTCAGTGTCCCGCCGGCTCGTCGGCCTTGGTCCGGTGGCGCGTTCCGTCCGGGTGCTCCGGCGGGCTGTAGAGCGTGTAGAGCCGCAGCGGCTGGTCCGGCGACGTGTTGACGACGTTGTGCTCGACGCCTGCCGGGATCACCACGGCGACGCCGTCGGCGAGGCGGTGCTCCTCTCCGTTCAGCACGACCTGGCCGGTCCCGGCCTCGACCCGGATGAACTGATCGTGCTCCTCGTGGACCTCGAGGCCGATCTCGTCTCCCGGCTGGAGCGTCATCAGGACGAGCTGCGTATGGCGTCCCGTGAAGAGCACGCGGCGATAGTCCTGGTTCGCGAGCGTGTCGCGCTCGATGTTCGTCACGTATCCGACCACGGCCCACCTCCTCCGGCGCTGGATCCTCGCCGGCACCGCGGCGGCGAGGGCAGCGCGAGGTGTAGCCCACGGGCGCCGCGCGGCTAGCCTCGGCGCGATGGACAACGGGAAGGGCGGCGCGATGGGCACCGCGACGGACGGCGCAACGGAAGACGGGGTGGAGGCGCTGGCCGGGCTCGCGCTCGACCTGCGCTGGTCCTGGGAGCACAGCGGCGACGAGCTCTGGGCCGCGATCGACCCGGGGCTCTGGGCGGCGACGCACAACCCGCTGGTGGTCCTGCAGACGGCCTCCCAGGCGCGGCTGCACGCGCTCCTGGCGCAGCCCTCCTTCCAGGCGCGCGTCGCGCGCCTGCGCGACCAGCAGCGCGCCTACTTCGATGCGCAGGGCTGGTTCCCGAGCCGGCACGCCGGCGCGCCCCTCCAGCGTGTCGCGTACTTCTGCATGGAGTTCGCGCTGAGCGAAGCCCTGCCCGTCTACTCGGGCGGCCTCGGCAACGTCGCCGGCGACCAGCTCAAGGCCGCGAGCGACCTCGCAGTCCCCGTGGTCGGCGTCGGCCTCCTGTACCAGCGGGGCTACTTCCGCCAGATCGTCTCCGCGGACGGGGACCAGGAGGAGCTCTACCCGTTCAACGACCCGGGCCAGCTCCCGATCACGCCGGTGCGCGACGAGACCGGCGAGTGGCTGCGCCTGCCCATCGAGCTCCCCGGCTTCCAGCTCCGGCTCCGGGCCTGGCAGGTCCGAGTCGGGCGCCGGCGGCTCTACCTCCTCGACAGCAACGACCCGGCGAACCCGCCGGCCTACCGCGGCATCACGAGCGAGCTCTACGGTGGCGGGGTCGAGCAGCGGCTCCGGCAGGAGCTGCTGCTCGGGATCGGCGGCTGGCGCCTGCTGCGCGCGCTGGGCCTCGAGCCCGAGGTCTGTCACCTGAACGAAGGG includes the following:
- a CDS encoding cupin domain-containing protein; translated protein: MVGYVTNIERDTLANQDYRRVLFTGRHTQLVLMTLQPGDEIGLEVHEEHDQFIRVEAGTGQVVLNGEEHRLADGVAVVIPAGVEHNVVNTSPDQPLRLYTLYSPPEHPDGTRHRTKADEPAGH